The following are encoded together in the Lathyrus oleraceus cultivar Zhongwan6 chromosome 3, CAAS_Psat_ZW6_1.0, whole genome shotgun sequence genome:
- the LOC127128874 gene encoding BTB/POZ domain-containing protein POB1 has translation MSTINNNTNLVESSIVNGGSEYIDFSFAFNDSSFSDRIIHLEIMNDFIEVHPNADSTRHSERRREDIQKDNDLLSDQPDVDDCALHEPQDVEADAMVEVFTAGDEAANLHLDYSAVVKVKTVYVNSAILAVKSSYFYKLFSNGMRESPQKHVPLRIFASEEAPFMELLEFMYNKPLNITSLPRLLDVLLAADKFEVATCKRYCSQVLLNTPMTPESAVLYLELPYTILMDDDVRPLAVAAKNYLIARYKDVTKHQEELMGLPLAGVMVLLSSDELQVASEDEVYDFVLKWAQTQYPRLEERSEILRAKLIPFIRFRYMTCHKLKMVQTCNYFDHKFASKLVFEALYFKAESPHRQRILTAESASTNRLFIERAYKYRPVKVVEFEVPYQQCVVYLDLKQEECANMFPFGRIYSQAFHLGSQRFFLSAHCNMDQQSFYHCFDLFLGMLEKGSASCNVDFEFSVRSKPTLEYIRKYKDNCLLSGESAVGSRNFFATPWTSFMAEDSLFFINGVLHLRAELTIRNKLDLQ, from the exons ATGAGCACTATCAACAATAACACCAATTTAGTTGAGTCTTCAATCGTGAACGGAGGTTCTGAGTACATTGATTTTAGCTTTGCTTTCAATGACTCTAGTTTTTCGGATAGAATCATTCATCTCGAAATCATGAACGATTTCATTGAAGTTCACCCTAATGCCGACTCGACTAGACACAGCGAAAGGAGAAGGGAAGACATTCAGAAAGACAATG ATTTATTATCGGACCAACCTGATGTAGACGACTGTGCGCTGCATGAGCCTCAAGATGTAGAGGCAGATGCAATGGTTGAAGTTTTCACGGCTG GAGATGAGGCTGCAAATCTTCACCTGGACTACTCTGCAGTGGTTAAAGTGAAAACAGTGTATGTCAACTCCGCCATCCTAGCTGTGAAGAGCTCGTACTTCTACAAG CTCTTCTCTAACGGGATGAGGGAGTCACCGCAGAAGCATGTCCCTCTGAGAATTTTTGCATCCG AGGAAGCTCCATTCATGGAGCTTCTAGAATTTATGTACAACAAACCTCTGAACATAACCTCACTGCCCAGATTGCTGGACGTCTTGCTAGCAGCAGACAAGTTTGAGGTGGCAACATGCAAGAGATATTGCAGCCAGGTATTACTGAACACACCCATGACACCGGAGTCTGCGGTGCTCTACCTAGAGCTTCCTTATACTATCCTGATGGATGATGATGTTCGGCCATTGGCTGTAGCAGCAAAAAATTATCTCATTGCTCGTTACAAGGACGTCACCAA GCATCAGGAGGAGCTGATGGGATTGCCACTTGCTGGGGTCATGGTATTATTATCCAGCGATGAGCTGCAGGTCGCATCTGAGGATGAAGTGTACGACTTTGTACTGAAATGGGCTCAAACCCAGTACCCAAGACTTGAAGAGAGGAGCGAAATTCTCAGAGCAAAGCTTATCCCCTTCATCCGCTTCCGGTACATGACCTGCCACAAGCTGAAGATGGTCCAGACTTGTAACTACTTCGACCATAAATTCGCTTCTAAGCTAGTATTTGAGGCCTTGTATTTCAAGGCTGAATCACCACACCGGCAACGAATACTAACTGCGGAGTCGGCTTCCACTAACCGCCTCTTCATTGAGCGGGCATACAAGTACCGCCCTGTAAAGGTTGTGGAATTCGAAGTTCCTTATCAACAGTGTGTAGTCTACTTAGACCTGAAACAGGAGGAGTGCGCCAACATGTTCCCCTTTGGGCGCATCTATTCACAAGCCTTCCATTTAGGCAGTCAGAGGTTTTTCTTGTCTGCTCACTGCAATATGGACCAGCAGAGCTTCTACCATTGCTTCGACTTGTTCTTGGGCATGCTGGAGAAGGGCTCTGCCAGCTGCAATGTCGATTTTGAATTTTCTGTTCGGTCGAAGCCAACCTTAGAATACATCAGAAAGTATAAAGACAACTGTCTATTAAGCGGGGAAAGTGCAGTCGGTTCCAGGAACTTTTTTGCTACACCATGGACATCGTTCATGGCGGAGGACAGCCTCTTCTTTATTAACGGCGTTCTCCATCTTAGAGCAGAGCTAACAATCAGGAATAAGCTGGATTTACAATAG